A portion of the Sphaerochaeta pleomorpha str. Grapes genome contains these proteins:
- the ispF gene encoding 2-C-methyl-D-erythritol 2,4-cyclodiphosphate synthase: protein MRIGTGWDIHPLVEDRKLILGGCLIPHDKGEAAHSDGDVLIHAIIDAILGALAKGDIGSHFPDNDSRFKNADSLLLLQQIRKEELDGKCTISNIDCTVILQKPKLRPYIDMIRDNLSQVLNLQLDQISVKAKTAEGMLNEVGTGDAIIAQAVVLLSPISC, encoded by the coding sequence ATGAGAATCGGGACCGGATGGGATATCCACCCTTTGGTGGAGGACCGCAAGCTTATCCTTGGGGGATGTCTCATTCCCCATGACAAAGGCGAGGCAGCCCACAGTGACGGTGATGTGCTTATCCATGCAATTATCGACGCTATCCTCGGTGCCTTGGCCAAAGGGGACATTGGTTCCCACTTCCCTGACAATGATTCCAGATTCAAAAATGCTGACAGCCTTCTCCTTTTACAACAGATTCGGAAAGAAGAGCTGGATGGCAAATGCACTATTTCAAATATCGACTGCACGGTTATCCTGCAAAAACCGAAGCTCAGACCGTATATCGACATGATACGGGACAACCTTTCCCAGGTACTGAACCTGCAACTGGATCAGATTTCCGTCAAGGCAAAGACAGCAGAAGGCATGCTCAACGAAGTTGGGACCGGCGACGCGATAATTGCCCAGGCAGTAGTGCTTCTCTCCCCTATTTCCTGTTGA
- a CDS encoding AAA family ATPase, with protein sequence MLKANAIKFPSPIKMQITNFTLYKQDINYDFVKGINLIIGGNGTGKTTFINILKFALIGLYKSEFIIRTYKTAKIERRDHYPYDYFSSRMRKDKVCSDAKVLLEFAVGDTIFTIVRNLSSITLEKVMIRRNGDITTLDGKIIDQKQYDKLINNDERIGTLQYQYEQILVAETELSSFEDLILFVNDLLMFDERRKTVLWNSHFQTMLLSRYFNDPILSRRFDELQRDAKYNDSLSRHKSEDARAVKKILDSYSLDALSLSESASLELRTSIYNLIEKVKDLNDEEKKILYSLKSFYGDQARIRQDIDEKEFISRRLSNTLSQEFWQKLNLKYEDYSRMIDELKTCPMCNNPLPDDFEKSVNHCFLCGRKLIDDDEELSTESLITENAKLDALRSELINIEKAIVQAENKQDQNKKELLNQKVLLNKQQIQLYSIENSRKETRNESQLEYVKKQYDSLLLERDRFKDIAIRKDKEATIIALTIDEQRIQITKELSRYFESYASRFTGIASCYLKYGKDEDDIKRYIPVIGNIDRLFEESLSESQRFFIDHSFRMSVLEYFYFAPSFFICETPESSLDLSYEENAARIFLQYVNRPNVLILTLNLNNNQFLRHIIKDRSHKINYLNLLKLGYCSSVQESNLELSQIAIEIEESINGKQ encoded by the coding sequence ATGCTTAAAGCGAATGCAATTAAATTTCCTAGTCCAATCAAAATGCAAATTACAAATTTTACCTTGTATAAACAAGATATTAATTATGATTTTGTGAAAGGAATAAACTTAATTATAGGAGGAAATGGGACTGGGAAAACAACCTTCATCAATATTCTTAAATTTGCCTTGATCGGGCTTTACAAAAGTGAATTTATAATACGAACTTATAAAACTGCAAAAATCGAAAGACGAGACCATTATCCGTACGATTATTTCTCTAGCAGGATGCGAAAAGATAAAGTTTGTTCAGATGCGAAGGTATTGTTAGAGTTTGCTGTAGGAGACACAATATTCACAATAGTGAGGAATCTTTCTAGTATAACTCTTGAAAAAGTTATGATAAGAAGAAATGGTGATATCACAACTTTAGATGGAAAAATCATTGATCAAAAACAATATGATAAACTAATTAATAATGATGAACGTATCGGCACTTTACAATACCAATATGAACAAATTCTTGTTGCTGAAACCGAATTATCAAGTTTTGAGGATTTGATACTATTTGTCAACGACTTGCTTATGTTTGATGAACGTCGAAAGACTGTGTTATGGAATTCACACTTTCAGACAATGCTGCTGAGTCGATATTTTAACGATCCAATATTAAGCCGACGTTTTGATGAGCTTCAACGCGATGCAAAATATAATGATAGCTTGTCAAGACATAAATCTGAAGATGCGAGAGCTGTAAAAAAAATTCTCGATAGCTATTCGCTGGATGCGTTATCTTTATCGGAATCCGCTTCTTTGGAATTAAGAACTTCAATATATAATCTTATAGAAAAAGTGAAGGATTTGAACGATGAAGAAAAAAAAATCCTTTACTCCCTGAAATCCTTTTATGGAGATCAAGCTAGGATAAGACAGGACATTGATGAAAAGGAATTCATATCAAGAAGGTTGTCAAATACACTTTCACAAGAATTCTGGCAGAAATTGAATTTAAAATATGAAGACTATTCACGGATGATTGATGAACTAAAAACATGTCCTATGTGCAACAATCCACTCCCTGATGATTTTGAAAAATCTGTCAATCACTGCTTCCTTTGTGGTAGAAAGTTAATAGATGATGATGAAGAACTGTCAACAGAGAGTTTGATAACTGAAAACGCAAAATTGGACGCACTAAGGTCAGAACTCATTAATATTGAAAAAGCTATTGTCCAAGCCGAAAACAAACAAGATCAAAATAAAAAAGAGTTGCTCAATCAAAAAGTATTACTTAATAAGCAACAAATCCAACTCTACAGTATTGAAAATAGTAGAAAAGAAACAAGAAACGAATCCCAGCTTGAGTACGTGAAAAAACAATATGATTCTTTGCTTCTTGAACGAGATAGATTTAAGGATATTGCTATTCGAAAGGACAAAGAAGCAACTATTATTGCATTGACGATCGACGAGCAAAGGATACAGATTACTAAAGAGCTATCAAGGTATTTCGAATCTTACGCTTCACGATTTACAGGAATCGCTTCTTGCTATTTAAAATATGGAAAAGATGAAGATGATATTAAAAGATATATTCCAGTAATTGGGAATATTGACAGGCTTTTTGAAGAATCGCTTTCTGAGTCACAAAGATTTTTCATCGATCATTCATTCAGAATGAGTGTTCTAGAATATTTTTACTTTGCTCCAAGTTTTTTTATCTGCGAAACTCCTGAAAGTAGCTTAGACCTTTCCTATGAAGAAAATGCAGCGCGAATTTTTTTGCAGTATGTAAATCGACCTAATGTATTAATTTTGACTTTAAACCTTAATAACAATCAATTTCTACGACATATTATCAAAGATAGGTCACATAAGATAAATTACCTAAATCTGTTGAAATTGGGATATTGTTCATCTGTTCAAGAAAGTAATCTTGAATTGTCACAGATTGCGATCGAAATCGAGGAATCTATAAATGGCAAGCAATAG
- a CDS encoding tyrosine-type recombinase/integrase: MVKYILPTFKSSPLSDITAAKIEAWQRYLTGKKNLAPKSANNILSIFSVILEEARRQGHIKTNPIKEVRTLANKSKQRGILSVEEARDLLTNLSYWDNPLAYTASLLAACTGMRLSEIRALQHSDIRDGYIHVEHSVDLHGKLKSTKTGDKRNLPLPASLMDALKKLSKLSGDCDRIFSVAGIPLGPNAIRDSLYRALAAKGIKEEERAKRNITFHSWRHFLNSQLLSHGITGEKTRKIAGHSTEEMTKRYAHFLVNDFADVLQITENILHT; encoded by the coding sequence ATGGTGAAATACATCCTCCCGACGTTCAAGTCTTCTCCCCTCTCTGATATCACCGCGGCCAAGATCGAAGCCTGGCAGCGGTACCTTACTGGCAAGAAGAACCTTGCCCCGAAATCTGCAAATAATATTCTCTCGATTTTTTCTGTCATCCTGGAAGAAGCCAGGAGACAGGGCCACATCAAAACCAATCCGATCAAGGAAGTGAGAACGTTGGCTAACAAGAGCAAGCAACGTGGAATATTATCAGTCGAAGAAGCCCGAGACCTCCTCACCAATCTTTCATATTGGGATAATCCTCTGGCCTATACCGCATCCTTACTGGCAGCGTGTACAGGGATGCGTTTGAGCGAAATTCGCGCCCTACAGCATTCAGATATCAGGGATGGGTATATTCATGTCGAACACAGTGTTGATCTTCATGGCAAGCTCAAGAGTACGAAGACTGGGGATAAAAGAAACCTTCCTCTACCTGCAAGTCTGATGGACGCCTTAAAGAAGCTATCAAAGCTTTCGGGTGATTGTGATCGCATTTTTTCCGTCGCAGGGATACCTTTGGGACCGAATGCCATCAGAGATAGTCTGTACAGGGCATTGGCAGCAAAGGGAATAAAAGAAGAGGAGCGAGCAAAGAGGAACATAACTTTCCATTCATGGCGCCACTTTCTGAACTCACAACTTCTTTCACATGGTATAACCGGAGAGAAAACACGCAAGATCGCCGGCCATTCTACTGAAGAAATGACAAAACGTTATGCTCATTTCTTGGTGAATGACTTTGCCGATGTACTACAAATAACTGAGAACATTCTTCATACATAA